A single window of Candidatus Desulfofervidus auxilii DNA harbors:
- a CDS encoding 3'-phosphoesterase has protein sequence MIKDSESIFVVQEHHATHLHWDFRLALDGVLKSWAIPKEPPTKKGLKRLAIQTEDHDLEYANFEGEIPPGHYGAGKVIIWDKGNYELLKREPDKLIFVLHGKRLKGTYVLLRFPKGGEGAWLFFKK, from the coding sequence ATGATTAAGGATAGTGAGTCCATTTTTGTTGTTCAAGAACATCATGCTACCCATTTACATTGGGATTTCAGATTAGCTTTAGATGGAGTATTAAAAAGTTGGGCAATCCCTAAGGAGCCACCAACAAAAAAGGGATTAAAAAGATTGGCTATTCAAACAGAAGACCATGATTTAGAGTATGCCAATTTTGAAGGAGAAATTCCTCCTGGTCATTATGGAGCAGGTAAGGTAATAATTTGGGATAAAGGTAATTATGAGCTTTTAAAAAGAGAACCTGATAAACTTATTTTTGTCTTGCATGGTAAACGTTTAAAAGGCACTTATGTACTCCTTCGTTTCCCTAAAGGAGGCGAAGGTGCATGGTTATTTTTTAAAAAATGA